A window of the Cellvibrio sp. pealriver genome harbors these coding sequences:
- a CDS encoding flagellar motor protein has product MDLLSIIGVIIAFAAIIGGNFLEGGGLGTLVNGPAAFIVIGGTLGAAMLQTSKNSLRRALKIVSWVFKPPYAPFKQGIHNIVRWATAARKDGLLGLEEISEREKDKFAKKGLQLLVDGNEPEVIRRILETDLIVDEQRDFDAIKFYESMGGYAPTIGIIGAVMGLIHVMNNLADPATLGPGIAIAFVATIYGVALANLVFIPISNKLRMCVNENSQYRELIIEGIIAIADGENPRSIEMKLNGYLHPH; this is encoded by the coding sequence ATGGATCTGCTGAGCATTATCGGTGTCATCATCGCTTTCGCTGCAATTATTGGCGGAAATTTTTTAGAGGGCGGGGGGCTTGGGACCTTGGTAAATGGTCCCGCGGCTTTTATTGTTATTGGCGGTACTTTAGGGGCTGCCATGCTGCAAACATCAAAAAATAGTTTGCGGCGCGCCCTGAAAATTGTCAGCTGGGTATTTAAGCCGCCTTATGCGCCTTTTAAACAGGGAATACACAATATTGTTCGTTGGGCGACTGCCGCACGCAAAGATGGTCTTTTGGGCTTGGAAGAAATTTCTGAGCGTGAAAAAGATAAATTCGCAAAAAAAGGTCTGCAATTGTTAGTTGACGGTAATGAGCCGGAAGTTATTCGGCGAATTTTGGAAACAGACTTAATTGTGGATGAGCAGCGTGATTTTGACGCAATTAAATTTTATGAATCAATGGGTGGTTATGCACCTACCATTGGCATTATTGGTGCCGTGATGGGCTTGATTCACGTGATGAATAATCTTGCTGATCCCGCAACATTGGGGCCTGGGATTGCGATTGCGTTTGTGGCGACCATTTATGGTGTGGCACTAGCGAATCTGGTATTTATTCCTATCTCTAACAAACTGCGTATGTGCGTAAATGAAAACTCCCAATATCGGGAGTTGATCATTGAGGGGATTATCGCCATTGCCGATGGTGAAAATCCACGTTCAATTGAAATGAAGCTGAATGGTTATTTGCATCCTCATTGA
- a CDS encoding chemotaxis protein CheW: MATDVAKNKSTDDPVLQWVTFRLDGETYGINVMQVQEVLRYSEIAPVPGAPSYVLGIINLRGNVVTVIDTRHRFNLSSGEITDNTRIVIIETDRHVIGILVDSVAEVVYLRQSEIEMAPNVGNEESAKFIQGVCHKNNELLILIDLNKLLTSEEWSELEDV; encoded by the coding sequence ATGGCAACTGATGTAGCAAAGAATAAGAGTACTGATGATCCCGTGTTGCAGTGGGTAACGTTCCGTCTGGATGGTGAAACCTATGGCATTAATGTAATGCAGGTTCAGGAAGTGTTGCGTTATTCAGAAATCGCTCCTGTTCCTGGTGCTCCATCCTATGTGTTGGGCATTATCAATTTGCGTGGCAACGTAGTAACGGTAATCGACACGCGCCATCGTTTTAATCTTTCCAGTGGCGAAATTACGGATAACACCCGTATTGTTATTATTGAAACTGATCGCCATGTGATCGGTATTTTGGTTGATAGTGTTGCCGAGGTGGTTTATCTACGCCAATCTGAAATTGAGATGGCGCCGAATGTTGGCAATGAAGAAAGTGCGAAATTTATTCAGGGTGTTTGCCACAAAAACAACGAGTTGTTGATTTTGATTGACTTGAATAAACTTCTGACCAGCGAAGAATGGTCGGAACTGGAAGACGTTTAA
- a CDS encoding chemotaxis response regulator protein-glutamate methylesterase: MPVRVLVVDDSNFFQHRLKDIINEHPDLKVIGIASNGREAVEKAAELKPDIITMDFEMPVMDGVTAIKLIMANRKVPILMFSSLTYEGAKVTLDALAAGALDFIPKDFAEVSRSSESLKKKLHERLLTLAGTSARQPIAQPDRPAESKPAISPSTIRSSSVVSPTLGARHQSLVDDAKSSGQDTYRLKKQPKLLVIGASTGGPVALAEVLVTLPANFPLPIVLVQHMPENFTKAFAERLNKQCNINVREAVDGDQLQSGLALLAPGGKQLMLDKRNGGSVRVLPDDERVNYKPSLDITFGSAANIYGDKVLGVVLTGMGSDGCNGARLLKEAGSALWSQDEASCVIYGMPMAVARAGLTDKVLSLKDIGPRLVREVM, encoded by the coding sequence ATGCCTGTCCGGGTATTAGTGGTTGATGATTCCAATTTCTTTCAGCATCGATTGAAAGACATAATTAATGAGCACCCGGATTTAAAAGTCATCGGCATTGCCAGCAACGGGCGTGAAGCGGTGGAAAAGGCTGCAGAGCTTAAGCCCGACATTATTACCATGGATTTTGAAATGCCGGTGATGGATGGTGTCACCGCAATCAAACTGATCATGGCAAACCGCAAAGTGCCTATCTTGATGTTTTCATCGCTCACCTATGAAGGCGCGAAGGTAACATTAGATGCCTTGGCTGCAGGTGCTCTTGATTTTATCCCCAAAGATTTTGCCGAAGTATCGCGCAGTTCTGAATCACTCAAAAAGAAATTGCATGAGCGCTTGTTAACGCTGGCCGGTACAAGCGCACGTCAACCAATCGCGCAGCCAGATAGACCAGCTGAGAGCAAGCCTGCTATTTCACCTTCAACGATACGTTCTTCATCAGTTGTTTCTCCTACGCTTGGTGCTCGTCATCAGTCGCTCGTAGATGATGCAAAATCATCAGGGCAAGATACCTATCGTTTAAAAAAACAGCCTAAGTTATTGGTCATTGGTGCATCTACTGGCGGGCCGGTTGCTTTAGCGGAAGTGTTGGTGACCTTACCGGCAAATTTTCCGTTACCCATCGTGCTGGTGCAGCATATGCCTGAAAACTTCACCAAGGCGTTTGCTGAGCGTTTGAATAAACAGTGCAATATTAATGTTCGCGAAGCCGTTGATGGTGATCAATTACAATCGGGTTTGGCATTACTGGCACCGGGTGGCAAGCAGCTAATGCTGGATAAACGCAATGGCGGTTCTGTACGTGTGTTGCCTGATGATGAACGCGTGAACTATAAACCTTCGCTGGACATTACCTTTGGTTCTGCGGCCAATATTTATGGCGACAAAGTCTTGGGTGTGGTGCTAACGGGTATGGGGTCTGATGGTTGTAACGGCGCGCGATTATTAAAAGAAGCGGGGTCTGCACTCTGGTCTCAAGATGAAGCGAGTTGTGTCATTTACGGTATGCCGATGGCTGTTGCTCGTGCAGGGTTGACCGATAAAGTACTGAGTTTGAAAGACATAGGGCCGAGATTGGTGCGAGAGGTAATGTAA
- a CDS encoding chemotaxis protein CheW, whose translation MSKSPDDIIKAPDDSLNSYFDDLLSGGVFDEQGISDAHSMPVAANSGMARVVALPTKKKVDEKPKRTAIRPQLKPQKLVKTDFAEPELVQSNEQKLKLEKLLQSARSQLLVETPVAEVVAPQVQTQTAFINDPTEIQEWDIGTTVTDTPVIQPPEQDEIAEHEDQLAHFQMEGLEWLENGRPQWAQSRFDVLLFKVSGLTLAVPLISLGQIQPLTDELTPLFGQADWFMGLQPTPAGKIRTVNTAKFVMPERYDPAFLETAKYVMSINGVPWGLAVDSVNQPITLLPEDVKWRGDRSKRPWLAGTVKDHMCALLDIPRIGQMLVDADKNFVPG comes from the coding sequence GTGAGCAAATCTCCAGATGACATTATTAAAGCGCCAGATGATAGCCTGAACAGTTACTTTGATGACTTGCTCAGCGGTGGCGTTTTTGATGAACAGGGTATTTCTGATGCCCATTCAATGCCTGTGGCTGCGAATTCCGGTATGGCTCGGGTAGTTGCATTGCCGACTAAAAAAAAGGTGGATGAAAAACCAAAACGAACTGCGATCCGCCCCCAATTAAAACCTCAAAAATTGGTTAAAACCGATTTTGCCGAACCGGAATTAGTACAAAGCAACGAACAAAAGCTCAAGCTGGAAAAGCTATTACAATCGGCAAGAAGCCAATTATTGGTTGAGACGCCAGTTGCTGAAGTTGTTGCGCCTCAAGTACAAACTCAAACTGCTTTTATTAATGACCCCACCGAGATCCAGGAATGGGATATTGGGACTACAGTCACCGATACGCCAGTTATTCAACCTCCAGAGCAAGATGAAATTGCGGAGCATGAAGACCAGCTCGCACACTTCCAGATGGAAGGTTTGGAATGGCTTGAAAATGGCAGACCGCAATGGGCTCAATCACGGTTTGATGTGTTGCTATTCAAGGTGTCCGGGCTGACCTTGGCTGTACCGCTTATTTCTTTGGGGCAGATACAGCCATTAACCGATGAGCTAACCCCGCTATTTGGTCAGGCAGATTGGTTCATGGGGTTGCAGCCAACTCCCGCCGGCAAGATCCGCACTGTGAATACGGCTAAGTTCGTGATGCCCGAACGTTATGACCCTGCTTTTTTGGAAACTGCAAAGTACGTCATGTCGATTAATGGTGTACCTTGGGGATTGGCAGTAGATTCGGTCAATCAGCCGATTACTTTATTGCCTGAAGACGTAAAGTGGCGCGGAGATCGCAGCAAACGCCCTTGGCTTGCGGGTACTGTTAAAGATCACATGTGCGCGCTTCTGGATATTCCACGCATCGGCCAAATGCTGGTGGATGCTGACAAAAACTTTGTCCCTGGCTGA
- a CDS encoding DUF2802 domain-containing protein, whose amino-acid sequence MTVLEIGLLACAIVSVVALVFAFISFRRVGKLASENEKLIQKLMREVAASSSGSVGMGQRLLAMEKRLQAANTQKPEKIDYYNDDEFQPYSQAAQMFKMGMDCDEVARRCGLSRAEASLLEMMQKSSR is encoded by the coding sequence ATGACAGTGTTGGAAATTGGTTTGTTGGCTTGTGCAATCGTCAGTGTCGTGGCATTGGTGTTCGCATTCATCAGTTTCAGGCGTGTGGGCAAACTGGCGAGTGAAAACGAAAAGCTCATCCAGAAACTGATGCGCGAAGTAGCTGCTTCAAGTAGCGGCTCTGTGGGTATGGGGCAGCGTTTGTTAGCGATGGAAAAACGCCTACAAGCTGCCAACACCCAAAAACCTGAAAAAATTGATTACTACAATGATGACGAGTTTCAGCCGTACTCCCAAGCTGCGCAAATGTTCAAAATGGGAATGGATTGTGATGAGGTTGCGCGGCGTTGTGGTTTGTCGCGAGCGGAGGCATCTCTGTTGGAGATGATGCAAAAATCCAGTCGATAA
- a CDS encoding YciK family oxidoreductase — protein sequence MQIPPNYTIKPEALSGKIILVTGAGDGIGKAAAKTFAACGATVVLCGRTMAKLESVYDEIEAAGYPQPAIYPINFESAVEKDYDDMCNALEDTFGHLDGLLFNAADLGERTPIANYSVSAWLRCMQVNVNSPFMMTQALLPLLERAENASILFTSSSVAFKGRAFWGAYSVSKAAAENFMQTLHDELEGATRIRANSINPGATRTAMRAAAYPAEDPETVKPAEDLMPAYVYLLSDDSIGVSGQSFHYS from the coding sequence ATGCAAATTCCACCAAACTACACCATTAAACCAGAAGCACTCAGTGGCAAAATTATTTTAGTTACCGGTGCCGGGGATGGCATAGGAAAAGCTGCAGCAAAAACCTTTGCCGCCTGTGGCGCAACTGTCGTGTTATGTGGTCGCACGATGGCCAAACTTGAGTCGGTTTATGACGAAATAGAAGCAGCCGGTTATCCGCAACCCGCCATTTATCCAATAAATTTTGAAAGTGCTGTTGAAAAAGATTACGACGACATGTGCAACGCACTGGAAGACACATTTGGCCATCTTGACGGCCTACTATTCAATGCTGCCGATTTGGGCGAGCGCACGCCAATCGCTAATTATTCTGTTAGCGCATGGCTTCGCTGCATGCAGGTCAACGTTAATTCACCGTTTATGATGACCCAAGCTCTCTTACCACTGTTAGAGCGCGCAGAAAATGCAAGTATTTTATTTACCAGTTCAAGCGTAGCATTCAAAGGCCGTGCTTTTTGGGGAGCTTATTCAGTATCAAAAGCAGCTGCTGAAAACTTTATGCAAACCCTGCACGATGAACTGGAAGGCGCTACGCGTATACGTGCAAATAGCATAAACCCGGGTGCGACACGCACAGCTATGCGTGCGGCTGCCTATCCGGCTGAAGATCCTGAAACAGTAAAACCAGCAGAAGATTTAATGCCTGCTTATGTGTATTTATTAAGTGATGACTCAATCGGTGTTAGCGGACAATCGTTCCACTATTCCTAA
- the ubiG gene encoding bifunctional 2-polyprenyl-6-hydroxyphenol methylase/3-demethylubiquinol 3-O-methyltransferase UbiG, whose amino-acid sequence MANVDSAEIAKFEALASRWWDKNSEFKPLHDINPLRANYIDERSPVAQKKVIDVGCGGGILAESLAQRGAFVTGIDMGEAPLSVARLHALEAGVELTYEQITAEDKAAQMPEAFDIVTCMEMLEHVPDPASVVKACATLVKAGGDVYFSTINRNPKSYAFAILGAEYVLKLLPKGTHEYSKFIRPSELAKWLRDAGLELQSMTGMTYNPLTKLYKLNPNDVSVNYLLHAKKVEQ is encoded by the coding sequence ATGGCTAACGTCGACTCTGCTGAAATTGCAAAATTTGAAGCTCTCGCCAGTCGCTGGTGGGATAAAAACAGCGAATTCAAACCCTTGCACGATATTAATCCGCTAAGAGCAAATTATATTGATGAACGCTCACCTGTCGCTCAAAAAAAAGTGATTGATGTGGGTTGCGGAGGTGGCATCCTTGCAGAGTCACTAGCACAGCGAGGCGCATTTGTGACTGGTATAGATATGGGGGAAGCCCCTTTATCTGTCGCACGCTTGCATGCCCTAGAGGCAGGGGTCGAATTAACCTATGAGCAAATAACAGCTGAAGATAAAGCCGCGCAAATGCCGGAGGCGTTTGATATTGTTACTTGCATGGAAATGCTGGAACACGTACCTGATCCTGCATCAGTAGTGAAAGCCTGCGCGACTCTAGTAAAAGCAGGCGGAGATGTGTATTTCTCAACTATAAATCGCAATCCAAAATCTTATGCCTTTGCCATATTGGGAGCGGAATACGTTTTAAAACTTCTTCCTAAAGGCACTCACGAATACAGCAAATTTATTCGTCCTTCTGAACTCGCCAAATGGTTACGTGATGCAGGATTGGAATTGCAATCCATGACAGGCATGACCTACAACCCACTCACCAAACTCTACAAACTCAATCCCAACGACGTAAGCGTAAATTACTTATTGCACGCAAAAAAGGTTGAACAATAA
- the motD gene encoding flagellar motor protein MotD, which translates to MVRRRREDVHVNQERWLISYADFITLLFAFFVVMYSISQVNDSKYRVLSDTFIEAFNQPTDTKTDSTPSDQATPTSDKVVPIDLGGSTGSDTSTHEQNVDVVQQPEQPAQAESDSSAEPIQTKTSDELTQISDLVTEKFAPLINEQMIQVSSNELWLQIELKDSILFSSGSADTSEQAQQIFDEIALILKNYSNPVQVEGFTDNIPIKSAKYPTNWELSTARASAIVKYLANKGIAPERLSAVGYGEYQPVASNETEQGRAQNRRVAIMVAKRKMDRPKANLAPVQSSSQAAVP; encoded by the coding sequence ATGGTACGTCGAAGACGGGAAGATGTTCACGTAAATCAAGAACGTTGGTTAATTTCTTATGCCGACTTCATTACGCTATTGTTCGCCTTTTTTGTGGTGATGTATTCCATTTCGCAAGTTAATGACAGCAAGTATCGCGTGTTATCCGATACTTTTATTGAAGCGTTCAATCAACCTACCGATACCAAAACTGACTCAACGCCGAGTGATCAAGCAACTCCAACCAGTGATAAGGTTGTCCCAATTGATTTAGGTGGAAGCACGGGTTCAGATACGAGCACCCATGAACAGAATGTCGATGTTGTGCAACAACCTGAGCAACCCGCACAGGCAGAGTCTGATTCGTCAGCAGAACCAATACAAACGAAAACGTCTGATGAATTGACGCAAATTTCTGATCTGGTAACTGAAAAATTCGCACCACTTATTAATGAGCAAATGATTCAGGTATCCAGTAATGAGTTGTGGCTGCAAATTGAGTTGAAAGACAGTATTTTGTTTTCATCAGGTAGTGCGGATACAAGCGAACAGGCGCAGCAGATTTTTGATGAAATAGCGCTGATATTAAAAAACTATTCAAACCCTGTTCAAGTGGAAGGCTTTACCGACAATATCCCCATTAAAAGCGCTAAGTATCCAACCAACTGGGAGCTATCCACTGCTCGTGCCAGCGCCATTGTGAAATATCTTGCAAACAAAGGTATTGCGCCTGAACGGTTATCAGCGGTGGGATACGGTGAATATCAGCCAGTTGCCAGTAATGAGACTGAGCAGGGGCGAGCGCAAAACCGTCGTGTGGCAATTATGGTGGCCAAACGCAAAATGGATCGCCCCAAAGCTAATTTGGCTCCAGTGCAATCTTCCTCTCAGGCTGCTGTCCCATAA
- a CDS encoding chemotaxis protein CheA: protein MSFGDDEDILQDFLVEAGEILERLSQQLVDLEQRPEDKDLLNAIFRGFHTVKGGAGFLALTPMVECCHVTENLFDILRNGKRTVTSELMDVVLQALDMVNQQFELVSQREELPPVDPSLIAALERLVSCEDLNEAEAETAEVYAEPQVEIPAATATEESASGDITDAEFEQLLDAIAGVNTASATPMAETAAPVATATAASSGDEISEDEFEALLDQLHGKGKGPGVPDAKTPETPAVAAPASVVSAGGSDEISEDEFEALLDQLHGKGNGPGVAAAAPAVSNPAPAPAAPSASGDLITDDEFDALLDQLHGKGKGPGISAPAAAVPAAAPPPPVTATKPAAEKKPVAAKPAAPVAAKKVEAPKAAAPAAAPAPAAGEKDAPVVETTVRVDTQRLDDIMNMVGELVLVRNRLVRLGNSSSNEALVKAVANLDVVTADLQTSVMKTRMQPIKKVFGRFPRVVRDLARSLRKEINLELVGEETDLDKNLVEALADPLVHLVRNSVDHGIEFPEIREANGKPRVGQVVLSAEQEGDHILLSISDDGAGMDPVKLRTIAVEKGLFDEDTANRLSDTEAYNLIFAPGFSTKKEISDVSGRGVGMDVVKTKITQLNGTVEIKSELGKGTRFIIKVPLTLAIMPTLMFMLGQQTFAFPLVSVNEIFHMDLTKSHIVDGQDCVAIRDQAIPLFYMKDWLVKNAYGERPDNAHVVIVTVGTRRVGFVVDQLIGQEEVVIKPLGKMLQGTPGMAGATITGDGTIALILDIPSLLRRYAKGSASWGHS from the coding sequence ATGAGTTTTGGTGACGACGAGGATATTCTCCAGGATTTTCTGGTAGAGGCGGGAGAAATCCTGGAGCGCCTCAGCCAGCAATTGGTTGATCTGGAGCAACGCCCTGAAGATAAAGACTTGCTCAATGCAATCTTTCGCGGTTTTCATACCGTAAAAGGTGGCGCAGGTTTTTTGGCGCTGACTCCTATGGTGGAGTGCTGTCACGTCACTGAAAATCTTTTCGATATTTTACGCAACGGCAAGCGCACAGTTACATCCGAATTAATGGATGTCGTGCTGCAAGCGTTGGATATGGTTAACCAACAATTTGAATTGGTGTCACAACGCGAAGAATTGCCACCAGTAGACCCTTCGCTGATTGCTGCGCTTGAGCGCTTGGTTTCCTGTGAAGATTTAAACGAAGCAGAGGCAGAAACTGCTGAAGTTTATGCAGAACCGCAAGTAGAAATTCCCGCTGCGACCGCAACAGAAGAGTCTGCCAGTGGTGATATTACCGATGCAGAATTTGAACAATTGTTGGATGCCATCGCCGGTGTAAACACTGCATCAGCGACACCTATGGCAGAAACAGCTGCACCCGTGGCAACAGCTACAGCAGCAAGTAGCGGCGACGAAATTTCAGAAGATGAATTTGAAGCGCTGCTCGATCAACTGCACGGTAAAGGCAAAGGCCCTGGTGTTCCCGATGCCAAAACGCCTGAAACTCCAGCAGTTGCCGCTCCAGCGTCTGTAGTAAGTGCAGGCGGTAGCGACGAAATTTCAGAAGATGAATTTGAAGCACTACTCGATCAGTTGCATGGAAAAGGTAATGGGCCTGGTGTTGCTGCTGCAGCTCCGGCTGTCTCCAACCCGGCACCTGCTCCTGCCGCGCCAAGTGCAAGTGGTGACTTGATTACCGATGACGAATTCGATGCACTGCTCGATCAATTGCACGGCAAAGGTAAAGGCCCTGGTATAAGTGCGCCTGCCGCAGCGGTTCCAGCAGCAGCGCCTCCACCGCCGGTTACTGCCACTAAACCTGCTGCAGAAAAAAAACCTGTAGCAGCAAAACCTGCGGCACCGGTAGCTGCTAAAAAAGTAGAAGCACCCAAAGCAGCTGCTCCTGCCGCTGCACCAGCGCCTGCTGCTGGTGAAAAAGATGCGCCTGTTGTAGAGACAACGGTACGTGTTGATACCCAGCGCCTTGATGACATCATGAACATGGTGGGTGAGCTGGTGTTGGTGCGCAATCGCCTTGTGCGCTTGGGGAATAGCTCAAGCAATGAAGCCTTGGTAAAAGCGGTTGCTAACCTTGATGTTGTGACTGCTGATTTGCAGACATCCGTCATGAAAACCCGTATGCAACCGATCAAAAAAGTATTTGGTCGTTTTCCTCGTGTAGTACGGGATTTGGCGCGAAGCTTGCGCAAAGAAATTAATCTTGAGTTGGTAGGTGAAGAAACCGACCTTGATAAAAATCTCGTAGAAGCACTTGCTGATCCTCTCGTGCATTTGGTGCGCAATTCAGTCGATCACGGTATCGAGTTTCCTGAGATACGTGAAGCAAATGGTAAGCCGCGTGTGGGGCAAGTCGTTTTGTCGGCAGAGCAGGAGGGGGATCACATCCTTTTGTCTATTAGCGACGACGGAGCAGGAATGGACCCTGTGAAGTTGCGTACCATCGCGGTTGAAAAAGGATTGTTTGATGAAGACACCGCGAATCGCTTGTCGGACACAGAGGCATACAATTTAATTTTTGCACCGGGCTTTTCCACCAAAAAAGAAATCTCCGATGTATCTGGCCGCGGTGTTGGGATGGATGTGGTGAAAACCAAAATCACCCAATTAAACGGCACGGTTGAAATTAAATCGGAATTAGGTAAAGGCACACGTTTTATTATTAAAGTGCCGCTAACCTTGGCCATTATGCCAACGCTGATGTTTATGTTGGGGCAACAAACATTTGCGTTCCCATTGGTCAGTGTGAATGAAATTTTCCATATGGATCTGACCAAGAGCCATATTGTCGATGGACAAGATTGCGTTGCCATTCGCGATCAGGCGATTCCGTTGTTTTATATGAAAGATTGGCTGGTAAAAAATGCTTATGGTGAGCGTCCTGACAATGCACATGTCGTGATTGTGACTGTTGGAACCCGACGTGTTGGCTTTGTGGTGGATCAATTGATCGGCCAGGAAGAAGTCGTTATAAAACCACTGGGAAAAATGTTGCAAGGTACGCCTGGTATGGCGGGCGCGACAATCACTGGTGATGGCACTATTGCGTTGATTTTGGATATCCCGAGTTTATTGCGCCGCTATGCCAAAGGCTCCGCGAGCTGGGGGCATAGTTAA
- a CDS encoding HAD family hydrolase → MPRSIHAVMFDLDGTLLDTAPDFVVVVNQLLKEQQRPTLADDIIRAGVSNGSKALIKLAFAIEETDPQFEPLRQRLLELYLMHNSVFTKPFPGINELIQTLANNNIAWGIATNKPAAYTLPLMADLNMQPPPASVICPDHVRNTKPDPEQLFLASTQLGCTPQEIIYIGDHKRDIDCGKSAGCITIGVTYGYLEKDENPLSWNADHYVNSAHEIWPIIQTYL, encoded by the coding sequence ATGCCCCGCTCTATTCATGCAGTAATGTTTGACCTGGATGGCACGTTACTAGATACCGCTCCTGATTTTGTGGTCGTAGTGAATCAACTCTTAAAAGAACAACAACGCCCTACCCTTGCTGATGACATCATCCGCGCAGGCGTATCTAACGGATCCAAAGCATTAATTAAATTAGCATTCGCAATTGAAGAAACCGATCCACAGTTTGAACCCTTACGCCAACGCCTTCTGGAATTGTATTTAATGCACAACAGTGTATTTACCAAACCTTTTCCCGGCATTAATGAACTCATTCAAACGCTGGCAAACAACAATATTGCATGGGGAATTGCCACGAATAAACCCGCCGCATACACACTACCTTTGATGGCCGACTTGAATATGCAGCCACCACCAGCCAGCGTGATATGCCCTGACCATGTGCGGAACACCAAACCAGACCCGGAACAATTGTTTCTGGCAAGCACACAATTGGGTTGCACACCACAAGAGATCATTTATATCGGCGACCACAAACGTGATATCGACTGCGGAAAAAGTGCAGGCTGCATCACTATTGGCGTTACCTACGGCTATCTTGAAAAAGATGAAAATCCTCTAAGTTGGAATGCCGACCACTATGTGAATAGTGCACATGAAATCTGGCCGATAATTCAAACATATTTATAG
- a CDS encoding ParA family protein has translation MRVLAIANQKGGVGKTTTSVSLGGLIAASGKRVLLLDIDPHGSLTTYFRQDPDTQTLSTYTLFQERKELSKDSVRRLIVETDYPNLHLIPSTTALATLERQAIGQDGMGLVLSKALAYIADDYDYVLIDTPPLLGVLMVNALAACQYLVIPVQTEFLALKGLERMVNTLNMMSRSRKKALGYTIVPVMFDRRTQASVTSLRSIRNTYPEQAWPGHIPVDTRFRDASKAGVPPHLFDPGGRGVEAYTSLWHFLEKVIRSDELKSNIEPVSVAGRSGVVS, from the coding sequence GTGCGTGTTTTGGCAATCGCAAACCAAAAGGGTGGAGTGGGTAAAACCACGACCAGCGTATCTCTCGGCGGCTTGATTGCTGCATCCGGGAAGCGAGTGCTATTACTTGATATAGATCCTCATGGTTCGTTAACGACCTACTTTCGTCAGGATCCTGACACCCAAACACTCAGCACCTATACGTTATTTCAGGAGCGCAAAGAACTCTCGAAGGATTCAGTTCGTCGTTTAATTGTGGAAACGGACTATCCCAATTTGCATTTAATTCCGTCTACTACTGCGCTGGCGACATTGGAGCGACAGGCAATAGGGCAAGATGGCATGGGGTTGGTGCTGAGCAAGGCGTTGGCGTATATCGCGGATGATTATGATTATGTGCTGATTGACACTCCCCCATTGCTGGGTGTGTTGATGGTAAACGCGTTGGCAGCGTGCCAGTATCTTGTCATTCCGGTGCAGACCGAATTCCTTGCACTCAAAGGTTTGGAGCGCATGGTCAATACACTGAATATGATGTCGCGTTCGCGAAAAAAGGCATTGGGCTATACGATTGTGCCGGTCATGTTTGATCGGCGTACACAGGCATCAGTAACCAGCTTACGCAGCATCCGTAATACCTATCCGGAACAGGCATGGCCTGGGCATATTCCGGTCGATACCCGTTTTCGCGATGCGAGTAAGGCAGGTGTACCACCGCATTTATTTGATCCTGGCGGCCGAGGTGTAGAGGCCTACACCTCCCTATGGCATTTTTTGGAAAAAGTGATACGCAGCGATGAGCTCAAATCAAACATTGAGCCGGTTTCAGTTGCCGGTAGATCAGGTGTTGTGTCGTGA